TAGTTACAGCTGAAGAAGTTCTTATACTGGACCCTCTACAACAGGAGGTGCTTCAATTCGTGGATCAACTAAGACTACAACTTCCTCATAAAAGTGCATATAAGACACAAGGAGCAGGCGCAGCGGATGTTAATGATAGTGAAACTCATGTTTCAACTGGCGGACGGTGGTTACCAGTTCCAGAAGCCATGGAGGGTTTGCAGTGTGAGCTTCCATTTGAGTTTCAGGTTCTGGAGATAGCTTTAGAGGTTGTCTGCTCGTTTCTGGACAAAAGTGTGGCAGAACTTGAGACGGATGCTTACCCTGTGTTGGATGAACTGGCTCGAAATGTCAGTACCAAGAATCTGGAACATGTTAGGAGTTTGAAAAGCAATCTCACTCGTCTTCTTGCACGTGTACAGAAGGTATTTTTGATGCATGTTATTTCTTTCAACATTCTAACTGTTGCTAATAAGGAGAATGCTCCTTATCTGGATTAGGTGCCCGTTTGTGCGTGTCCTTGAAGGGATGGAAGCCCAATTACATGACACATCTAAAAGATGCATCATTTACAAATATTCAAtgtattttatatgtgaaacaTTAACTATTACCTGTTAAAATGTTAGGTGAGGGATGAAATTGAACATTTGTTGGATGACAATGAAGATATGTCAAATTTGTATTTGACGAGAAAGTGGATCCAAAATCAGCAATTGGAGGCTTTGTCGGGAGGTGCAGCCTCAAATAGCATCACTACTATTTCGCCTCGTTTACCTCGACTTAGTTCAAACAGGAGTGCAAGTTTGGTGAGCAGCCACAATTTAGATGACGACGATGTCGAGGATCTAGAGATGTTGCTCGAGGCATATTTCATGCAACTGGACGGGACGCGAAACAAGATATTATCTGTGAGCATCTCTGTTTGTATTATTCAGAACCGATGTATCGACTTTCATCTCCTTGATTTGATCACCATTTCTTCTGTTGAATTCACAGGTCCGCGAATACATCGATGACACAGAAGACTACGTTAACATCCAACTTGACAACCAACGAAACGAACTCATTCAACTCCAATTGACGTTGACCATCGCATCGTTCGCCATAGCCGTCGAGACATTAATAGCTGGATGGTTCGGCATGAACATCCCTTTTACATGGAACAACAAGGAGGGGATATTTGAAATCTTTGTGGGAGGTATTACAGTCGGGTGTGTGCTGATTTTCCTTCTGATCCTAGGATATGCCAGATGGAAGAAGCTGATTGGTTCTTAAAACTGATCCTTCATCATCAACTATGAATGTGCTTTTCACCATAGTTGTGCCCCATCAATGGGATATAATTGAAGTATGTACAGAAATCAAAGGCCAATTATCCAAATTCTCTGATACATGCTTTAAATCTATGAAAACTGAAGGTCACATTTTTCtttatatgtatgcatgaataTATACATGAATGTTTCCATCCTTATAGATATCTATGATAAATACCAATTTTCAGTCCATTAAAATatggaaatttaaaataaacttatattttgattattaattaatattttctttatgcatttaattaatgtaatgcTTATGAACTAATCCTGTATGATGATGTTGTATGTTTGTGGAGTTTGGTTGTCTTTGTTTATTGATGTACTTTCTTCCACCTCTTGTTGAGAATTGGAGCTTACTATTTTGGGGTTAATTATGGTAGAGGTCACTTTTTATCATCTAATTATGAAAtgttattataaaatgatcactgAATTGTAAGTG
The sequence above is a segment of the Gossypium raimondii isolate GPD5lz chromosome 4, ASM2569854v1, whole genome shotgun sequence genome. Coding sequences within it:
- the LOC105780209 gene encoding magnesium transporter MRS2-4, with the translated sequence MGKGPFSFRRPSIRRRRPKSTAVPQSPKPIPTAGAVASSTSPPPPSTGNLIGGGGGGGGVVAAGKGKKKAAGARLWMRFDAMGVSELVEYDKSTIIKRASIPARDLRILGPVFSHSSTILAREKAMVVNLEFIKAIVTAEEVLILDPLQQEVLQFVDQLRLQLPHKSAYKTQGAGAADVNDSETHVSTGGRWLPVPEAMEGLQCELPFEFQVLEIALEVVCSFLDKSVAELETDAYPVLDELARNVSTKNLEHVRSLKSNLTRLLARVQKVRDEIEHLLDDNEDMSNLYLTRKWIQNQQLEALSGGAASNSITTISPRLPRLSSNRSASLVSSHNLDDDDVEDLEMLLEAYFMQLDGTRNKILSVREYIDDTEDYVNIQLDNQRNELIQLQLTLTIASFAIAVETLIAGWFGMNIPFTWNNKEGIFEIFVGGITVGCVLIFLLILGYARWKKLIGS